Below is a genomic region from Pseudomonas svalbardensis.
AAGCCGTCAAGCAGCTCTTTAGCGTCCGGTTCGTAGAGATAGTCCCAGTGGTGCTTGAGTGATTGATCCGCGGTTGCCTCCAGTGGAATCAACTGCTCCACAGTAGGCTGTTGCGTCATGGTGTTGATGAACTTGTTGGACACCACGGACAGGCGATCAATACGGCCGTCCAGGTAGGCATCCAGCATCACCTTGACGCTGCCAATCAGATCATTGATCGACGGCTCTTCACCCAAGTGGCTGATAGCTGCAACGACGTTACCGCCGAAGTTGCGGAAGAAAGCCGCACCCTTGCTACCAACAACACACAGATCGATCTCGACGCCGTTATCGCGGTTTACCGCCATGTCCTTGACCAGGGCCTTGAACAGGTTGGTGTTCAAGCCACCACACAGACCACGGTCACTGCTCACTACGACATAACCGACGCGCTTGATTTCACGCTCGATCATGAAGGGGTGGCGATATTCCGGGTTAGCGTTGGCCAAATGACCAATAACCTGGCGGATGCGCTCCGCGTAAGGACGGCTAGCAGCCATGCGCATTTGTGCCTTGCGCATTTTACTGACCGCCACTTTTTCCATGGCGCTGGTAATCTTTTGCGTGCTTTTGATGCTCGCAATCTTA
It encodes:
- the atpG gene encoding F0F1 ATP synthase subunit gamma; translation: MAGAKEIRSKIASIKSTQKITSAMEKVAVSKMRKAQMRMAASRPYAERIRQVIGHLANANPEYRHPFMIEREIKRVGYVVVSSDRGLCGGLNTNLFKALVKDMAVNRDNGVEIDLCVVGSKGAAFFRNFGGNVVAAISHLGEEPSINDLIGSVKVMLDAYLDGRIDRLSVVSNKFINTMTQQPTVEQLIPLEATADQSLKHHWDYLYEPDAKELLDGLMVRYVESQVYQAVVENNAAEQAARMIAMKNATDNAGDLISDLQLVYNKARQAAITQEISEIVGGAAAV